One segment of candidate division WOR-3 bacterium DNA contains the following:
- a CDS encoding TonB-dependent receptor, with translation MRGRTIFIKFFSFKLIGVFLLFLLIIPTNLSGAVTGKIAGIVIDARTGEPLVGANVVILGTDRGAACDVDGYYYILRLDPGIYDVQARMIGYKTVTKVGVRVESGHTTPLNFELEPTVIPGEGVTVKAEREIIKLDLSGSSITVDKSEIEAVPLISGVTQYLNLQAGIEGWSIRGSGLENTKLMADGLLLVDNRINEPIMMPNLSEIKEVSLLKGGFNAEFSNVRAGVVNVVTREGSPKKYEGTFEYRYTLGHLKHNKPSIFDPENYYNKIYLWNKLDTGYVYTTDPNTGETLSCDTVIKYDSVCWKGPMNVWGDKKSPFYDTVKQKSCANPSWKGWIGEATGKPITPEAARDLWLWRHRIDIPRTDSLFSIYSHDSAYIPIWDITVEEDGDTTYELTGFRREPYKIPEDQPRRGKYGDKPDISLDAGFGGPVPLVGKYLGDLSFYASYRDFKEAFPLPDSREYYRETQTSLKLTSRVRDNMKVNLRGAYSVINSLSPWATGEQVGAPTKGFIGQVYLRGAMDMIMPTGEWGGIHHGGDKIRSNPVNLFSLTSLTPFDVISRMYGVSFQHVLTENTFYDIRLTYVRSNNDAEFWYDLPKRMNDTVLVWFGDKFDKNGDWITDRNHLALYTANNIPYGFPDPDFTIDRIVGVGSTVWGPAQNCGTYNKSWSQTFNGKLDFTSQVNKYNEIKFGFEANYDKIHEFYIIHEGYGWPERGEEEKSRGSYVVRYDAYPILGGAYIQDKIEFEGMFANIGVRIDVADANTEWPSRKDSASIYSNYYSGFLKKELFEQEDLLVDVPALWKISPRMGISFPFLENSKLFFNYGHFYSLAPNAQRFMISWGRGTEPLPYIGNPFLDMARTISYEVGFESNIANQILARVTGYYKDTDNETALASYTLSTEDPSISYTTFENLKYSDIRGFEVEFRKPAGRFFTGWVIYDYQVRSEGKIGREKNYAWAADQAKTGLYEPEQTEPVPQPVFRAQVSFKTPNDWGILLGGYNLSLLYSWRGGRYGTLNPFGIRELGIVYQLENNIRWENERNLDLSLNKVLSVGGTNLTLFMDVHNVFDWQELSSQGFSSDYDETQYLKSLHLEIYNYEPFASRGFVGPKEGEKPDRIGELRSDEKPYINNPDREFLMYLDPRFVQFGIRFSF, from the coding sequence ATGAGAGGGAGAACTATCTTTATAAAGTTTTTTTCTTTTAAGCTCATAGGTGTTTTTCTATTGTTTTTACTTATTATTCCAACCAATTTAAGTGGAGCTGTTACTGGTAAAATTGCGGGTATAGTAATAGATGCTCGGACTGGAGAACCTCTTGTTGGAGCTAATGTTGTAATTTTGGGGACTGATAGAGGAGCAGCCTGTGATGTAGATGGTTATTACTACATACTAAGGTTGGATCCAGGAATTTATGATGTTCAGGCAAGGATGATTGGATATAAGACCGTTACCAAAGTAGGGGTCAGAGTTGAGTCTGGTCATACGACGCCTCTTAATTTTGAGCTTGAGCCCACCGTTATTCCTGGAGAAGGTGTTACCGTGAAGGCCGAAAGGGAAATTATAAAACTTGACCTTTCTGGAAGTTCTATTACTGTAGATAAAAGTGAGATTGAAGCAGTTCCTCTTATTTCAGGGGTAACTCAATATTTAAATCTTCAGGCAGGAATAGAAGGTTGGAGTATTAGAGGGAGTGGGCTGGAGAATACAAAATTGATGGCTGATGGTTTATTACTTGTTGATAATAGAATTAATGAACCAATTATGATGCCAAACTTGAGTGAGATAAAAGAGGTTAGTTTGCTTAAAGGTGGGTTTAATGCTGAGTTTTCAAACGTTCGTGCAGGTGTAGTTAATGTAGTTACAAGAGAAGGGTCTCCCAAAAAGTATGAGGGAACTTTTGAATATAGGTATACTCTAGGGCATCTCAAACATAATAAACCTTCCATCTTTGACCCTGAGAATTATTATAACAAGATATACTTATGGAATAAACTGGATACAGGATATGTATATACAACAGATCCTAATACAGGCGAGACTCTTTCCTGTGATACAGTTATCAAATATGATAGTGTTTGTTGGAAGGGTCCTATGAATGTATGGGGAGATAAGAAGAGTCCTTTCTATGATACGGTTAAACAAAAGAGTTGTGCTAATCCTTCTTGGAAAGGGTGGATTGGAGAAGCTACAGGAAAGCCAATAACTCCTGAAGCAGCCCGTGATTTGTGGCTCTGGAGGCATCGTATTGATATACCAAGAACAGATTCACTTTTCTCTATTTATAGTCATGACTCAGCATACATTCCTATATGGGATATTACTGTTGAAGAAGATGGTGATACGACTTATGAACTTACAGGATTTAGAAGAGAGCCTTATAAAATTCCAGAAGATCAACCCAGAAGAGGAAAATATGGCGACAAACCTGATATTTCTTTAGATGCAGGATTTGGGGGACCTGTTCCCTTAGTTGGTAAATATTTAGGAGATTTGAGCTTTTATGCTTCTTATCGCGACTTTAAGGAAGCTTTTCCTCTTCCGGATAGTAGGGAGTATTACAGGGAAACTCAAACAAGCTTGAAACTCACCTCGAGGGTTAGAGATAATATGAAAGTGAATTTAAGAGGGGCTTACTCTGTGATTAATTCTCTTTCTCCATGGGCTACAGGAGAGCAAGTTGGAGCACCTACTAAGGGTTTTATTGGGCAAGTCTATCTTAGGGGAGCTATGGATATGATTATGCCCACCGGAGAATGGGGTGGAATTCACCATGGAGGTGATAAGATTAGAAGTAATCCTGTAAACTTATTCAGTTTAACTTCTTTAACACCTTTTGATGTTATTTCAAGAATGTATGGGGTTAGTTTCCAACACGTTCTCACAGAGAACACTTTTTATGATATAAGATTAACTTATGTTCGTTCTAATAATGATGCTGAGTTTTGGTATGATCTTCCAAAAAGGATGAACGATACGGTTCTTGTTTGGTTTGGAGATAAGTTTGATAAAAATGGTGATTGGATTACAGATAGAAACCATTTAGCTCTATATACAGCGAATAACATACCATATGGATTCCCAGATCCAGATTTTACAATTGACCGTATTGTGGGTGTTGGCTCCACGGTTTGGGGTCCAGCTCAAAACTGTGGAACATACAATAAATCTTGGTCACAGACTTTTAATGGGAAGCTTGATTTTACCTCTCAAGTGAATAAATACAACGAGATAAAATTTGGGTTTGAAGCAAATTATGATAAAATTCACGAGTTTTATATAATACATGAAGGATATGGATGGCCCGAAAGAGGAGAGGAAGAAAAATCAAGGGGTTCTTATGTTGTCAGATATGATGCCTATCCAATCTTAGGAGGAGCTTATATTCAGGATAAAATTGAATTTGAAGGAATGTTTGCAAATATAGGTGTAAGAATTGATGTTGCAGATGCAAATACAGAATGGCCTTCAAGGAAGGATAGCGCTTCTATTTATTCTAATTATTACAGTGGTTTTCTAAAAAAGGAACTTTTTGAGCAAGAAGATCTTCTTGTTGATGTGCCAGCTTTATGGAAGATTAGTCCTCGAATGGGAATTTCTTTCCCATTCCTTGAGAATAGTAAGTTATTCTTTAACTATGGACATTTCTATTCTCTTGCTCCAAATGCACAGAGGTTTATGATCTCTTGGGGTAGAGGGACGGAACCTCTTCCGTATATTGGTAACCCCTTCCTTGATATGGCAAGGACAATTTCTTATGAAGTTGGTTTTGAGAGTAACATAGCAAATCAGATTCTTGCAAGAGTTACAGGTTATTATAAAGACACTGATAATGAAACAGCACTGGCAAGTTATACACTCTCTACCGAAGATCCAAGTATTTCTTATACTACTTTTGAGAATTTGAAATATAGTGATATTAGAGGTTTTGAAGTAGAATTTAGAAAGCCAGCTGGTAGATTCTTCACAGGTTGGGTTATTTATGATTATCAGGTCCGAAGTGAAGGGAAAATTGGAAGGGAAAAGAACTATGCCTGGGCTGCGGACCAAGCAAAAACAGGGCTATATGAACCTGAGCAAACAGAGCCTGTTCCTCAACCTGTTTTTAGAGCTCAGGTTAGTTTTAAAACCCCTAATGATTGGGGAATTCTCTTAGGAGGATACAATCTTTCTCTTCTTTACAGTTGGAGAGGCGGTAGATACGGGACCCTTAATCCGTTTGGGATTAGAGAGTTAGGTATTGTTTATCAATTGGAGAATAATATTCGCTGGGAGAATGAACGTAATTTGGATTTGAGTTTGAATAAAGTTCTTTCTGTTGGAGGAACAAATCTTACTTTGTTTATGGATGTTCATAATGTTTTTGATTGGCAAGAACTCAGTTCTCAGGGATTTTCAAGTGATTATGATGAGACCCAATACCTGAAGTCTCTTCATCTAGAGATATATAATTATGAGCCGTTTGCAAGTAGAGGATTCGTTGGTCCAAAAGAAGGAGAAAAACCGGATAGAATTGGAGAGCTTAGAAGTGATGAGAAGCCTTACATAAATAATCCTGATCGAGAATTTCTAATGTATCTTGATCCAAGGTTTGTTCAGTTTGGGATAAGATTTAGTTTTTAG
- a CDS encoding PorV/PorQ family protein, with amino-acid sequence MRKFLFLLISLAITSYAGIEIDKVAQTGCKFLDVGFGARACGMGEAYTVVGHDADALFYNPSCIAEIDNDVDISGGVTYWIADIRHSYLSIVYNTGNFGSFGISVVSPNYGEILGTEIAPETEEGFKDTDTLGVSALCVGVAYAKEFTEKFTVGAQIKYVAQHLAETYSENLGGYKENEISTLSYDFGLLFYPGFKSFAFGMFVRNFSPRVKYEQIGFELPLTFSVGVGVDNLLDFFGSYPGMTLTVGAEMLHPRDWREEFNVGGEFGYNDMIFFRAGYKFRYSQEGLNFGVGLKSSGIKIDWSYSEFKLFDWINRFSVGFSF; translated from the coding sequence ATGAGAAAGTTTTTATTTTTATTGATTAGCTTAGCTATTACTTCTTACGCTGGGATAGAGATTGATAAAGTTGCTCAGACAGGATGTAAATTCTTGGATGTTGGTTTTGGAGCGAGGGCTTGCGGTATGGGAGAAGCTTATACTGTTGTAGGACATGATGCTGATGCTCTTTTTTATAATCCTTCCTGTATTGCTGAAATAGATAATGATGTGGATATTTCAGGTGGTGTAACCTATTGGATTGCAGATATAAGACATAGCTATTTATCTATTGTTTATAACACAGGTAATTTTGGAAGTTTTGGCATTAGTGTTGTCTCTCCAAATTATGGAGAAATTTTAGGGACAGAAATAGCTCCCGAAACTGAAGAAGGTTTTAAAGACACAGATACCTTGGGTGTTTCTGCACTCTGTGTTGGAGTTGCTTATGCGAAAGAATTCACTGAGAAATTTACTGTTGGTGCTCAGATAAAATATGTGGCTCAGCATCTTGCAGAGACTTATTCCGAGAATCTTGGGGGGTATAAAGAGAATGAAATTTCTACGCTTTCGTATGATTTTGGACTTTTATTTTATCCAGGTTTTAAGAGCTTTGCTTTCGGAATGTTTGTAAGGAATTTCTCTCCAAGAGTCAAATACGAACAGATTGGATTTGAGCTTCCTTTGACTTTTTCTGTTGGAGTTGGTGTGGATAATCTACTTGATTTCTTTGGGAGTTATCCGGGGATGACCCTCACAGTTGGTGCAGAAATGCTTCATCCAAGAGATTGGAGAGAAGAATTTAATGTTGGAGGAGAATTTGGATATAATGATATGATATTTTTCCGAGCAGGATATAAATTTAGATATTCTCAAGAAGGTTTGAATTTTGGAGTTGGTTTGAAAAGTTCTGGGATAAAAATAGATTGGTCTTATAGTGAATTTAAACTTTTTGATTGGATAAATAGATTTTCTGTAGGATTCTCGTTTTGA